Genomic DNA from Trypanosoma brucei brucei TREU927 chromosome 9, whole genome shotgun sequence:
gcacaatttttttttatgggggggaggggattgGGTGGTACAGagaggatatatatattttatggAGTAATTAAGTAAAGTGAGGGAGTGCAGCGACATGAAAATCAACGTGAAAAAGGGGGATGCTAACTTCATAAGAATGgtagcaacaaaagaaattaaaacgAAGCGAAGAAGGAAGTGATGTAATGATAATTTGAACCATCAAATGGCTTAGcatcaacaaagaaaaaaaaaggacagtAACTTGAAGAAACTTAGAAGAATATGTGATCAAAAGGGGAGAAGATGGAGTTGTGATCTGTGTGCAACAGACATATgttgtaaaataaaaaatgttaaATAGTGATTTATTACTTACATGAACGGGAATACATAataagaggggaaaaagtgaGTGTGTGAAGAAGGTGTGACGGTAATAGGTGTTAAGGAGAACTGAAAGGCTTTAAACAAAGGAACCCCCGACTggaatttgaaaaaaaaaaagtcaatcAAACAGTgaggaataaaaatgatGTACAAAAAAGCTTAATGGGAATTTACTTGACTTGTTGCTTATAAAGAGGAAGCGCAATCGATATGTAACCCCTCCGCACCTCATTGCGAATGTGGGATCAAATGATGGAACGACCATTGTTTGCcattcaattttttttgtcttacccactttttttttcgtatgcATTTTCCATTTTATCGCTCCATTTTTAAATGTTATATGTTAATTATAATCTTATATTTTACAATTTTTACTTCAATCGCGCGGTAGTGGCTCTGCGTCTGACATAACTGTTGGTGTTatgaaacacaacaaacgaaGTTAGGAGAAGCcgaaaaagtgtgtgtgtgtgctttccgatttcacaaaaaaaaattaatgggCAATTTGTTTAGTGAGTATTGCTCCATGCTTAATTACCTTTCTtcgatttatttattctttttttttttatacccCACCccctaaaaaacaaaatacaacaattaataataataaaatgtaGCTACTATTcagcaaagaagaagaaggtagGGAAGGGTCGCAAGAGGGGTTTGCTTtgaaatatttattttatgaGTTTATCCCGCACAGAAAACAACGGCACCACCAGTGACACTCCGGCTCGTGAGTTCAACAACAATGAACGTAACGCGCCAGTGAACAACGGTGGCGCGGGTCGAGGGGGCCGTTGGGCCTTTCGGGGTGATTTCCGCTCAGATGAGGGGGGTGAACGTAAGGGAAAGCCGTGGGGGAGGTTCCCGCAAGGGGATGGTGAAAGAGGCAATCGCGGTTACGGTGGAGGTTATCGAGGCCGTGGCGGCAGGGGtcgcggtggcggtggcggtggcggatTCCGTGAAGGCAGTTTTGGTTTCGAGAACCGGGCACAACAACAGCCACCGCGTGAGGGGTTAATGAATGACCAGGCTCCTCAAGAGGAGAGACAACCAACGGAAGAATCAGAACCGGTGCAGAGGGGACGGTTTGACGTTGATTTCTATGACAGACCTCGCCGCCGGGGCCGAGGCCGGCAGTATGGTGGTAGAGGGGATAATGACGGTGAAAGGGGCTTCTTCGGGGGAGATAACAACGAGAGGCAACCACAGAAACAGAGGCAACAAAACCCAAAGCCGTTTggtcagcagcagcagctggaACCACAGCAGGAGGATGAACAAGAGGCCGTAGCGTCGCCACAACAGCAGTACAatcagcagcaacggcagcctGAGAGGAGGCCCGATACAGCTCCCACAATGGATCCCATTTCTACGAACCCTAACCGCACACAACGCGCGCCACGTTTCCGTAAGAACTGTCGCGACGAAAGGGAGATCGAGAAGCTGTTCGAGAgtcatcatcaacaaaaagGTATCTCTCTCGAGAACTATGCCAGTATTCCCGTCGACATCGTCCCCCGTGACATTGATGCTGTTGAAAGCTTTGAAGACCTCTTCGTCGAGCCAGCACTTGCTTTGAATATTGCAAAGTGTGGATATAAGGAACCGACCCCCGTTCAGCGCTACGGTATCCCCGTCTGTCTTAACGGTAATGACCTCATGGCATGCGCGCAGACAGGTTCCGGAAAGACAGCAGCATTCCTTGTTCCAGTCGTGCACTACATTCTAAAAAATGGTGTTTCTCCAGCAAAGGACCGCATCAGCCACCCCATTGCCGTCATCATGGCTCCAACTCGAGAATTGGCGTTGCAGATATATGATGAAGTCCGCAAACTGACGTTTCGCACAGATATCTTCTACGATGTCGTTTACGGTGGCACACCGTACCCTACGCGTTTTGAGAACGATATTCTTGTTGCCTGCCCAGGCCGCCTGAAGGACATTTTTGATCGTAACATTGTTTCTTTCAGCTGTGtcaagtttctcattctggaCGAAGCGGATCGTATGCTTGAGATGGGGTTTGAAGAACAGATTGAGTACCTTGTTGCCTCACGCTACTCCGACATGCCTTCAAGTGAGGAAAGGCAAACACTCATGTTTAGTGCTACCTTTCCACAACGCATTCTCAATCTCGCGAAACGGTACCTGCGACCGAAGTACTACCTCCTAACGGTCGGCCGTGTGGGCtcaacaacgaaaaacatAACTCAAAAACTTGAGCGGGTGCCGGAAGCGGAGAAGAAGGATAAACTTTTCGATATCATTTACAAGCAGAAGCAAACTGATCTTGTCCTGATATTTGTGGAGACCAAGCGGTCAGCTGAGCAACTTCACAGTGCCCTTAAAAGCAGCGGCATCCCCAGTACCACTATCCATGGTGACCGCCGCCAGAGCGACCGAGAGATCGCATTGAAAGATTTCAAGAGCGGCATTACGCCTATTTTGGTGGCAACTGACGTTGCTTCTCGCGGTCTTGATATCCCCAACGTTGCCCATGTTATTCAGTACGACTTACCAAAGGAAATGGATGATTACACCCACCGTATCGGGCGTACCGGACGAGCTGGAAACAAGGGAGTTGCAACTTCATTTTACGACAGAAATAACCGCAATCTTGCTGTGGAACTGTACCACTACCTGCGTGAACACGAACAGGAGGTACCTATGTGgcttgaaaatgaaaaggatgCCGTAGAGGGAGAGCGGTTTGTTGGCGGCACGCGCGGTGGGAACCGACGAGGTGGCGGCGAAAGCCGTGCCGCTGCTCCACTTGGAAACTCGACATGGGGTGAAGCCGCTACTGGCAGAGGTGGCCGCCAAGGcggtcagcagcagcaggaacgcAAAGAATCGAATGTGGATGACGGAGGCTTCTAACGATGTCCGACAATCCTCAGAGCGGTAGCATAAAatagggaaaagaggaatgaCCGGGAATAGAGAACCGGTTggggcgaaaagaaaaagagaaaaagcatACATTGTGTCGTGTGCGTCTGCAAAAAGtgaatgatatatatatatatatacttggCAGCAAGGTGAAGAGAGAcaaccgaaaaaaaataattgaagaGATAAATGAACGCATGAAAGACGAGAAGGAACGAAAAATGAGTTCGAATGATAAGGAGATtcagaggaagaggggaaatgggTGCATATCATTCGCTGTTTATGTGTTATTTTCTCCCACCCGTTTCACAGTGCGTGAGGGGGGAGGTGGTCGTGTAGCTTATCCGCATACTTTCGCACCTTCCATATGTCGTCGTTCCCGCACgagagagggaaaactgTGTTAGTGAAGAGTCATAAAAGCCCTCACAAGATTAAGGAATCGAATGCAACGACAAGGCGAGGGAGCACGACGTCGGCATTTCGGTGCCATGAAGTGCACAAGCAATGAATACAACTTCAATTTTGAGGGTATTCTCCCGTTTTTTAAGTGACTGTATCCCTTCAGTATTTGTTTTCGTACTCTAATGGACGACAGTGACGAGTAAGTGGGAGAGAGGCAGGGGGCGAGTGGACATGGTCCGTGCTTACCTATCTTTCAACAAGCACCaacacccacacacacgcacacgtacacaaaagtgtaatatatatatatatatttatttatatttatctGCATATCTACACGTGTCATTTCTTTAGTTTACGGAGTGGAAAACCGTGTGGTGATAGATGTTAAAGGAAATGGAGACCTGAGCAGACAAAAGAACTCCGAATTTactctccttccctttcacccaaagcaaaagtaaaaaaaaagtaaacaagcACAATTTCTAATAACAAAAGatagaagagagaaaattaAGAAACAGATATTTCTATCAGTAATAAGGGAAATACAAGTAAAACTGGATACTAACCAGTAACGTTACCGGTTGGTGACGCTactcggggggggggggctttTCGGGAATAACggtaatggtaataataataataatgaatccagtaaaagaaaaatattaaaGAGTAAAACTACaagtagaaaaaataattagaaggaaaaaaaaagggggcgcACTGAAGCTAAGATCCAACGGGAGCACAATGCAAACatatgaaataaacaaacaaaggattggcgaagagaaggaaaaaagtagcGGAGGGGGGAGGAGCGTGCTGGTGGTGGGATCAGGGACGCAAAAGTCGTTCAAGCGACAAGTGTGAGGAGTTGTTGTCaggtctgtttttttttttattttttttttcatctttcggtatcaccttttccttccttcaatagcatgtgtgtgtgtgtgtgtgtgtgtgtgtggatgatgttgatgatgttgatgaaaGGGGTGCTCTGCTGCAactgcctttttttaaaatttttattaCCATCTTCACTTTCACCTCCAGTCCCAACACACACTAACATgtgcacacacgcacacaaaaataaaaaaatgcatCTGATCTCTCCGTTTACTCTTGCTTCCTTTGAAACATAAACCGCAGGCGGCACATATACTTCGTAACGTTTTACAATCTaaattgttttcttcccactcttttctttgccgtatttcatcttcctttttcttgttccttttttttttctacttgttttttgtggttTGTGCGCGTCAGTCGTCGCGTGCCACGTCAATTTTTTACTCTCCTTCGTTTTCTGCTTTCAATCTGGGGCCAGGGGTTTCTAGCAACAGTTtggcgttgttttttttttacttttttaaagttgttgttttttccgtttacttttttttggggggggggagacgattctcatttttttttttgttatttattttcaccATATTAATATTTCCTTCCATCACTTCCCTTCGTCGTATGATTTAGCATGTCCATGTGTTTTGCGTGGGGGAATGGAGATGTGCTGAGTGCACCATGAGTTACCCTCCTTcccatttttaaaaaaaaaatcctatatatatatatatatatatatatatgtatatgtatatgtatattcgtttttttttcctcttctttccttctttctttccttccctccaatATGTGCTTTATTACACCCTTTTATGATTATCCCACCGCATCGTGTCGACACTAGCTGGGTAGCACATGTTGTGttataaaaggaaaggaagaaataaataaatgagtgaagaaaagaggaaaaacgaaATAGTTGTGGGAAgaaggagtgaaaaaaagaaaaaaaaagaaaaagcacacaaacacacacgcactcAAATGGACATGAAAaggagtgagtgagtgagtgaagcaattaattaatttattAGTTTACGAAGGGGTCGTAAAGAGAAATGAGGGAAAGTGCGTGGTGTAGAGGTATGTaggtgaagaaaataaatatttaagcAACGAAGAAGGTACCGTTCCTTAAAAATGAGAGCagtgttttgttgtgtgtatgtgtgtgttttgtcgTTTCGGGTAGTGAAcgaatattattattgaaagAAAGCTGACAGTGATCCACgatcattttttgtttgtttgtttgtttgttttttacttttttttgtgtctgttcgtttgttttggtgggaaaaCGGTAATCGCCCGGGTGAAGGCATGCACCACCTGTTTCTGCCTCCATGTTTAAGGAagaggcaaaaagaaaaagtcacTTTGAGTTTCTACTGTGTCCCTGTTAGTGGTTCGGATATATAATGGTAGGATAGCTAACAAGACTGGATATAACGAAGGACGaggtgaaacaaaataaaaattataaaTGAGCGAGGGGCGGATGTCgtggcatatatatatatatatatatatatatgcaaaagAGGGGTTACctaccttccttttttcttcttcctcttatAATgttaagagaaaaataaaaggtcaacagaaagaagaaattaaaaataaaaattaaccAAAACTGTGTCGTAGCCAGTCGGTGAATaattctcttcttcctccttccgcaCTTGTTACATGTGATGAATACTACAAAGCTGTTTAGTTTATATTGCTTTCGCTCTGGGACAAACTTAACCTGTTTTCTCGTCGGATTCTTCCTTTACAACTGTTGCTTgtattcttttccccttcagttCTTTTTCTGGTCACTGTGTTTTTACCTTCGTTTCGTTGAATCACACGGATAGAGGTTCTTTTTGAAATTCATAGGAGCCGAGGGGACGGTGAAGTTTAATCTGGCGCCTCGCGGTGTAGCGTCTAAAAGGTGATAACGGGAAGTGCGAGTCAGCGTGTTGAttctaataataataataattattattattgttgttgttgttgctgttgttgttgttatttttatattaGGTAGACTTATCGTTCGTACTCACATATTTTTCCTAGGCACATCTTCATACTGTGAATCTTTGTATATTAGCGGAGACGTCACAGGTACACTGTTTCGTCGCACATAATCATTTCTTTTAACCGTTTTAAAGTAACGGTATCCCTattccacacacacgtatagatatatacatatataactTATTGGTTTGCGTGTTGTTGGTTGCGTGGGTGTGTTTGTGAAGGGCAAATTAGTTCAAAGGTGCTCGTGCATGCGTCAGTACATCGAAAGATTCATATAATGTTTAAGTGCCGCGTGGCTGTTCTCCTCTCTTCGGCATCATCTTCCGCTACAGGCTCCTGCCAGAGTAATCCTTACAAGGTTTTGGGAGTTGAACCAAACACTCCCTTCGATGAGGTGAAGAGTCGCTTCCATGAACTTGCGCAGTTGTACCACCCCGACATGCCAAACGGTGATGCGGGAAAATTCCGTGAGATTAACGCCGCATACCGGCAACTGCGCGCAACCCACCGTGAGTGGCGGTCGAACAACATGAACACccaaactcaccaccaatcGGAGTTTTGGGGTAGCCAAGGCAACACTGCTGATGCCGACAAGGAGGACCATTATACCAAGCAATGGAAAAAGGGCCCCCATCACTCTACCACAAATGCACGAATGCGCGGTACTCAACAGCGAGCATTCATGCACGAGATTCTGTGGTTGTATGAGGGTTACGAGATGGCCCTTATATTGGGAACTGCAGTGGTTGTACT
This window encodes:
- a CDS encoding ATP-dependent DEAD/H RNA helicase, putative, producing the protein MSLSRTENNGTTSDTPAREFNNNERNAPVNNGGAGRGGRWAFRGDFRSDEGGERKGKPWGRFPQGDGERGNRGYGGGYRGRGGRGRGGGGGGGFREGSFGFENRAQQQPPREGLMNDQAPQEERQPTEESEPVQRGRFDVDFYDRPRRRGRGRQYGGRGDNDGERGFFGGDNNERQPQKQRQQNPKPFGQQQQLEPQQEDEQEAVASPQQQYNQQQRQPERRPDTAPTMDPISTNPNRTQRAPRFRKNCRDEREIEKLFESHHQQKGISLENYASIPVDIVPRDIDAVESFEDLFVEPALALNIAKCGYKEPTPVQRYGIPVCLNGNDLMACAQTGSGKTAAFLVPVVHYILKNGVSPAKDRISHPIAVIMAPTRELALQIYDEVRKLTFRTDIFYDVVYGGTPYPTRFENDILVACPGRLKDIFDRNIVSFSCVKFLILDEADRMLEMGFEEQIEYLVASRYSDMPSSEERQTLMFSATFPQRILNLAKRYLRPKYYLLTVGRVGSTTKNITQKLERVPEAEKKDKLFDIIYKQKQTDLVLIFVETKRSAEQLHSALKSSGIPSTTIHGDRRQSDREIALKDFKSGITPILVATDVASRGLDIPNVAHVIQYDLPKEMDDYTHRIGRTGRAGNKGVATSFYDRNNRNLAVELYHYLREHEQEVPMWLENEKDAVEGERFVGGTRGGNRRGGGESRAAAPLGNSTWGEAATGRGGRQGGQQQQERKESNVDDGGF